The proteins below come from a single Cricetulus griseus strain 17A/GY chromosome 6, alternate assembly CriGri-PICRH-1.0, whole genome shotgun sequence genomic window:
- the Atf2 gene encoding cyclic AMP-dependent transcription factor ATF-2 isoform X2 codes for MSDDKPFLCTAPGCGQRFTNEDHLAVHKHKHEMTLKFGPARNDSVIVADQTPTPTRFLKNCEEVGLFNELASPFENEFKKASEDDIKKMPLDLSPLATPIIRSKIEEPSVVETTHQDSPLPHPESTTSDEKLVRPVTMVPSVPGIPGPSSPQPVQSEAKMRLKAALTQQHPPVANGDTVKGHGSGLVRTQSEESRQQSLQQPATSTTETPASPAHTTPQTQNTSGRRRRAANEDPDEKRRKFLERNRAAASRCRQKRKVWVQSLEKKAEDLSSLNGQLQSEVTLLRNEVAQLKQLLLAHKDCPVTAMQKKSGYHTADKDDSSEDLSVPSSPHTEAIQHSSVSTSNGVSSTSKAEAVATSVLTQMADQSTEPALSQMVMAPSSQPQPSGS; via the exons CGTTTTACCAACGAGGATCATTTGGCTGTCCATAAACATAAACATGAGATGACACTGAAATTTGGTCCAGCACGTAATGACAGTGTCATTGTGGCTG ATCAGACACCAACACCAACAAGATTCCTAAAAAACTGTGAAGAAGTGGGTCTGTTTAATGAGTTGGCAAGTCCATTtgaaaatgaattcaagaaggCTTCAGAAGATGACATTAAAAAA ATGCCTTTAGATTTGTCCCCTCTTGCAACTCCCATCATAAGAAGCAAAATCGAGGAACCTTCTGTTGTAGAAACAACTCACCAGGACAGTCCTTTACCTCACCCTGAGTCTACCACCAGTGATGAAAAG CTTGTTCGGCCAGTCACCATGGTGCCTAGTGTTCCAGGAATTCCAGGCCCTTCCTCCCCGCAGCCAGTGCAGTCAGAAGCAAAAATG AGATTAAAAGCTGCTTTGACCCAGCAACATCCTCCAGTTGCCAACGGTGATACTGTAAAAGGCCATGGCAGTGGATTGGTTAGGACTCAGTCAGAAGAATCTCGTCAGCAGTCCTTACAGCAGCCAGCCACCTCCACTACAGAAACTCCG GCTTCTCCGGCTCATACAACTCCACAGACCCAAAATACAAGTGGCCGTCGAAGGAGAGCAGCTAATGAAGATCCtgatgagaaaaggagaaagtttCTAGAACGAAACAGAGCAGCAGCTTCAAGATGCCGACAAAAAAGGAAAGTCTGGGTTCAGTCGttagagaagaaagcagaagacttgagttcactAAATGGCCAGCTCCAG AGCGAAGTCACCCTGCTGAGAAATGAAGTGGCACAGCTGAAACAGCTTCTTCTGGCTCATAAAGATTGCCCTGTAACCGCCATGCAGAAGAAGTCTGGCTATCACA CTGCTGATAAAGATGACAGTTCAGAGGATCTTTCCGTGCCAAGCAGCCCACATACAGAAGCAATCCAGCACAGCTCTGTCAGCACATCCAATGGAGTCAGCTCGACGTCAAAGGCAGAAGCTGTGGCCACGTCAGTCCTTACCCAGATGGCGGACCAGAGCACAGAGCCTGCACTTTCCCAGATGGTCATGGCTCCTTCTTCCCAGCCACAGCCCTCAGGAAGTTGA
- the Atf2 gene encoding cyclic AMP-dependent transcription factor ATF-2 isoform X1, translated as MSDDKPFLCTAPGCGQRFTNEDHLAVHKHKHEMTLKFGPARNDSVIVADQTPTPTRFLKNCEEVGLFNELASPFENEFKKASEDDIKKMPLDLSPLATPIIRSKIEEPSVVETTHQDSPLPHPESTTSDEKEVPLAQTAQPTSAIVRPASLQVPNVLLTSSDSSVIIQQAVPSPTSSTVITQAPSSNRPIVPVPGPFPLLLHLPNGQTMPVAIPASITSSNVHVPAAVPLVRPVTMVPSVPGIPGPSSPQPVQSEAKMRLKAALTQQHPPVANGDTVKGHGSGLVRTQSEESRQQSLQQPATSTTETPASPAHTTPQTQNTSGRRRRAANEDPDEKRRKFLERNRAAASRCRQKRKVWVQSLEKKAEDLSSLNGQLQSEVTLLRNEVAQLKQLLLAHKDCPVTAMQKKSGYHSE; from the exons CGTTTTACCAACGAGGATCATTTGGCTGTCCATAAACATAAACATGAGATGACACTGAAATTTGGTCCAGCACGTAATGACAGTGTCATTGTGGCTG ATCAGACACCAACACCAACAAGATTCCTAAAAAACTGTGAAGAAGTGGGTCTGTTTAATGAGTTGGCAAGTCCATTtgaaaatgaattcaagaaggCTTCAGAAGATGACATTAAAAAA ATGCCTTTAGATTTGTCCCCTCTTGCAACTCCCATCATAAGAAGCAAAATCGAGGAACCTTCTGTTGTAGAAACAACTCACCAGGACAGTCCTTTACCTCACCCTGAGTCTACCACCAGTGATGAAAAG GAAGTACCATTGGCACAAACTGCACAGCCCACATCAGCTATCGTTCGTCCAGCATCATTACAGGTTCCCAATGTGCTGCTCACAAGTTCTGACTCAAGTGTAATTATTCAACAAGCAGTACCTTCACCAACCTCAAGTACTGTAATCACCCAGGCACCATCCTCTAACAGGCCAATTGT tccTGTACCAGGCCCATTTCCTCTTCTATTACATCTTCCTAATGGACAAACCATGCCCGTTGCTATTCCTGCATCAATTACAAGTTCTAATGTGCATGTTCCAGCTGCAGTCCCA CTTGTTCGGCCAGTCACCATGGTGCCTAGTGTTCCAGGAATTCCAGGCCCTTCCTCCCCGCAGCCAGTGCAGTCAGAAGCAAAAATG AGATTAAAAGCTGCTTTGACCCAGCAACATCCTCCAGTTGCCAACGGTGATACTGTAAAAGGCCATGGCAGTGGATTGGTTAGGACTCAGTCAGAAGAATCTCGTCAGCAGTCCTTACAGCAGCCAGCCACCTCCACTACAGAAACTCCG GCTTCTCCGGCTCATACAACTCCACAGACCCAAAATACAAGTGGCCGTCGAAGGAGAGCAGCTAATGAAGATCCtgatgagaaaaggagaaagtttCTAGAACGAAACAGAGCAGCAGCTTCAAGATGCCGACAAAAAAGGAAAGTCTGGGTTCAGTCGttagagaagaaagcagaagacttgagttcactAAATGGCCAGCTCCAG AGCGAAGTCACCCTGCTGAGAAATGAAGTGGCACAGCTGAAACAGCTTCTTCTGGCTCATAAAGATTGCCCTGTAACCGCCATGCAGAAGAAGTCTGGCTATCACAGTGAGTAA